The following nucleotide sequence is from Mycobacterium sp. Z3061.
TGTTCGTGGTGCTGCTGGTCTTCGGCGCCTGGGGCTACCAGCGGGCCAACCGGCTGGACCGGCTCAACGTCCGTTACGACCTGTCCTGGCAGGCGCTGGACAGCGCGCTCGCGCGGCGCGCGGTGGTGGCGCGTGCGGTCGCCATCGATGCCTACGGCGGCTCGCCCGAGGGGAGCGGTTGGCGGCGCTGGCCGACGCCGCCGAACGTGCGCCCCGCAGCATGCGGGAGACCGCCGAAAACGAGCTGTCCGCCGCGCTGGCGCTGGTGGACCCGGCGTCGGTGCCGGCGGCGCTGGTAGCGGAGCTGGCCGACGCCGAGGCGCGGGTGTTGCTGGCCCGCCGATTCCACAACGACGCGGTACGCGACACCCTGGTCCTGGCCGAGCGGCGCATGGTGCGGCTGTTCCATCTGGGCGGAAGGGCGCCGCTGCCAACCTATTTCGAGATCGCCGAACGGCCGCACGCGCAGCGGCACACCGGCGACAAGCTCAACCACCGCACCTCGGCTCGGGTGGTGCTGCTCGATGAGGACGGCGCGGTGCTGTTGCTGTGCGGGTCGGATCCCGCCATCGCCAACGCACCGCGGTGGTGGTTCACCGTCGGCGGCGAGGTCAGGCCGGGGGAGCGACTGGCCGAGGCCGCCGCCCGCGAGCTGGCCGAGGAAACCGGTCTGCAGGTGGCGCCGGCCGATCTGATCGGACCCATCTGGCGGCGCGACGAGGTCTTCGAGTTCAACGGATCGATGATCGACAGCGAGGAGTTCTACCTCGTACACCGCACCCGGAGGTTCGAGCCGACGCTGGACGGGCGGACGGCGCTGGAACGCAGCTACATTCACGGTGCGCGGTGGTGCGGGCCGGCCGACATCGCGGAACTGGCCGCCGCCGGCGAGATCGTCTACCCGCGGCAGTTGGGTGAGCTGCTGCCGAGGGCCAACCAGCTGGTCGACTCGGCCCCGCGAGATGCCGTGGCGCCGCAGTCAATCAGCTGAAGGTCGAGATACCGCGGTCTCGCCGCATCACGGCAGGCGCACCGGGAACCCGAATCCGCCCAGCGCGTCGTTGACCCCCTGTATCGCGCCCTGCTGCAGCTGCGCGGCCAGCAACACCGGATCGACCTGCGGGAACAACCCGGCCGGCGTCGGCACATCCTGGTACGCCGTGCGGTCGTAGCCCAGCTCGACGAGCACCCGCAGGTCGGGCTGAACCAGGTCGGCCAGCGGATTCCCTATGAAGGGCACCGCGCGCAGCGGATTGAGCAGCGGCAGGTCGTGGGTCGGGATCAGGATGTAGGTGGTCAGGCTGTCGGGCGACACCGGCTGCACGATGCCCGACGCGAACTGGGCGGCCGACAGCGAGTACGACGGGTGGATGTAGGCGAAGCCGGCCAGCGCGTTGGCCGTCGCCAGCAGGTTGAGCGGGTATTGCGGGAAGTCGGCGGCGCCGTCGTACTGGATCGCGTAGTCGACGGTCGGGTAGACGTTGGCAGGGGTGGCGCCGTTGAAGGTGAACCCCATGAACGGGATGGACAGGCCCGTGAACCGGGACAGCAGGCCGCCGTCGGGCCGGTTCGGGTTGGCGACCAGCACGAAGGACAGTTCGTCGGTCCCCGGCCGCAACGCCGCCGGCAACGACTGCAGATAGCGCATCTCCAGCGTCGCCACCGTGGAGCTCTGGGACAGCCCGAAGACGACGGTGTCCTTGCCCGCCGCGTGCAGGTTCATGATCGCGGTGTTGAGTCGCTGCATCCCCTCGGCGATCGAGGCGTCGAAGGTCAGGCTGGTGGGCCCGGTGATCGGGAACAGTTTGGACGGGGTCACCAGAAACTGCGCGTCGTAGGACGGGTGGGTCGGGGTGATGAAGCTGTTCGCCAGTGTCTGAAAGCCCGACCAGGGCAGCGGGCTGGGGCCGGTGCCGCCCATGAGCAGGGCCGACGTGGTCGCGCTGCCGCCCCCGACCGGCTTCAGGTCGATCAGGTTGATACCGATGTTGCCGTCGCCGGGATTTCCGTAACCGATCAGCCGGTTGCCGGTGTTGATGAGTCCGACGTTCCAGTTGCCCCTGTTCTGGAAGCCGATGTTGCCGTCGCCCCGGTTGTCGACGCCGATGTTGCCGTTGCCGATGTTGCCGAACCCGATGTTGTTGACGCCCTGGTTGCCCGACCCCAGGTTGAAGGTGCCCTTGGCCCAGTCGATGCTGAGCCCGGGCAGGCCGGTGGCCGCGTAGGCGCCGGCCAGTTGCTCGGCCACCGCCGACGCCTGCGCGTGATAGCCGGCCATGGCGGCCACGTCCTGGGCCCACATCTGCTCGTAGGCGGCCTCGGCGGCCGCGATCGCCGGGGTGTTCTGGCCGAACAGATTGCTCACCACCAGCGACACCAGACCTGACCGGTTGGCGGCGACCAGCGCCGGGTGTACCACCGCCGCCTGTGCGGTTTCGAAGGCGCCGGCCGCCGCCCGTGCCTGCACGGCCGTCCGCCCCGCCTGCGCCGCCGCCGTCGTCAACCACGTCAGGTACGGGCCCGCGGCCCGCGTCATCGCCAGCATCGCCGGTCCCTGCCAGGCACTGTCGGCCAGTCCCGAGGTGACCGCCGCGAACGAACGCGCCGCGGCATCCAGCTCCGCGGCCAGCCCGTCCCAGGACGCGGCCGCCGACAGCCACGGTTGCAGCCCGGCACCGGCGAAGATGCGCGCCGACGTGAGCTCCGGCGGCAGAACGGCGAAATTCATCGCGAGGCTCCCCAACTCGCTGGCCAACAACGCGGAGCTTAAGGCACCACGGGCCTGCGCGGCCGGTAATTCCGGTTGTCGGCCACCTTTAGACTGGTGGTCACTTCCCGAAATTCAAGGAGAGTAGTGAACAGCCAGCAGAACGGCGCCCAGTCGGCTTTGAGCCAAACCGGAGCCGAAACCGGAACGGCGCGCGTCAAGCGCGGCATGGCCGAAATGCTCAAGGGCGGCGTCATCATGGACGTCGTCACCCCCGAGCAGGCCCGCATCGCCGAAGGTGCGGGTGCTGTCGCGGTCATGGCGCTGGAACGGGTGCCCGCCGACATCCGCGCGCAGGGCGGGGTGTCGCGGATGAGCGACCCCGACATGATCGAGGGCATCATCGACGCCGTCACCATTCCGGTCATGGCCAAGGCCCGTATCGGGCACTTCGTCGAGGCGCAGATCCTGCAGAGCCTCGGCGTGGACTACATCGACGAGTCCGAGGTGCTCACCCCGGCCGACTACACCCACCACATCGACAAGTGGCAATTCACCGTGCCGTTCGTCTGCGGCGCCACCAATCTCGGCGAGGCGCTGCGACGCATCGGCGAGGGCGCGGCGATGATCCGCTCCAAGGGTGAGGCGGGCACCGGCGACGTCTCCAACGCCACCACGCACATGCGCGCGATCGGCGGCGAGATCCGCCGGCTCACGTCGTTGTCGGAAGACGAATTGTTCGTTGCCGCAAAGGAATTGCAGGCGCCCTACGATCTGGTCGTGGAGGTGGCGCGGGCCGGCAAGCTGCCGGTGACGTTGTTCACCGCCGGCGGTATCGCCACCCCCGCCGACGCCGCGATGATGATGCAACTGGGCGCCGAAGGCGTGTTCGTCGGGTCCGGAATCTTCAAGGCCGGCGACCCGGTGCAGCGCGCCGCGGCGATCGTCAAGGCCACCACGTTCTTCGACGACCCCGACGTGCTGGCCAAGGTGTCCCGCGGACTGGGGGAGGCGATGGTCGGGATCAACGTCGAGGAGATCGCCCAGCCGCATCGCCTGGCGCAACGCGGCTGGTGAGGGGCGGCTGGTGAGGGGCGGCTGGTAAAAACAGTCCGTGGCGATCGAAGAGATCCTCGATCTCGAACAACTCGAGGTCAACATCTACCGCGGCAGCGTGTTCAGCCCCGAGTCGGGCTTCCTGCAGCGCACGTTCGGTGGGCACGTGGCCGGACAGTCGCTGGTATCGGCCGTGCGCACCGTCGACCCGCGTTACCAGGTTCATTCGCTGCACGGCTATTTTCTGCGCCCCGGAGACGCCAAGGAACCCACGGTCTTCATCGTGGAGCGCACCCGTGACGGTGGATCGTTCGCCACCAGACGGGTCAACGCGATCCAGCACGGCGAGATCATCTTCAGCATGGGGGCGTCGTTCCAGACCGACCAGGAAGGCATCAACCACCAGGACGCCATGCCGGCGGCGCCGCCACCGGACGGTCTGCCGGGGCTGTCCTCGGTGAAGGTCTTCGACGACGCCGGGTTCAAGCAGTTCGAGGAATGGGACGTCTGCATCGTGCCGCGCGAGCAGCTGAAACTGTTGCCGGGCAAGGCTTCTCAGCAACAGGTGTGGTTCCGCCACCGCGATCCGCTGCCCGATGACCCGGTGTTGCACATCTGCGCGCTGGCGTACATGAGCGACCTGACGCTGCTGGGCTCGGCGCAGGTCACCCACATGGCCGAGCGTGAACATCTGCAGGTGTCGTCGCTGGACCACGCGATGTGGTTCATGCGGTCCTTCCGGGCCGACGAATGGCTGCTCTACGACCAGTCCTCGCCGTCGGCCGGCGGGGGCCGGTCGCTGTGCCAGGGCAAGATCTTCAACCAGAGCGGTGAGATGGTGGCCGCGGTGATGCAGGAGGGGCTGACCCGCTTCAAGCGCGGATACCAGCCGCCCACCCAGTGAGTGCGCCGCTGATCGGCGTGCTCGCACTGCAGGGCGACACCCGCGAGCACCTGGCCGCGCTGCGTGAAGCCGGCGCCGAGGCGATCACGGTGCGCCGCCGCGCCGAACTGGACGCGGTGGAGGGGCTGGTGATACCCGGCGGCGAATCCACCGCGATGAGCCACCTGCTGCGCGACTTCGACCTGCTCGACCCGCTGCGGGCCCGACTGGCCGACGGGCTGCCCGCCTATGGTGCGTGCGCCGGCATGATCCTGCTGTCCAGCGAGATCCTCGACGCCGGCGCGGACGGCCGGGCAGCGCTGCCGCTACGCGGGATCGATATGACGGTGCGGCGCAACGCTTTCGGGCGTCAGGTCGATTCGTTCGAGGGTGACATCCCGTTCGAAGGCCTGGACGGGACGGTGCGTGCGGTGTTCATCCGGGCGCCATGGGTGGAGCGGGTTGGCCCCGGTGTGCGGGTG
It contains:
- a CDS encoding PE-PPE domain-containing protein; protein product: MNFAVLPPELTSARIFAGAGLQPWLSAAASWDGLAAELDAAARSFAAVTSGLADSAWQGPAMLAMTRAAGPYLTWLTTAAAQAGRTAVQARAAAGAFETAQAAVVHPALVAANRSGLVSLVVSNLFGQNTPAIAAAEAAYEQMWAQDVAAMAGYHAQASAVAEQLAGAYAATGLPGLSIDWAKGTFNLGSGNQGVNNIGFGNIGNGNIGVDNRGDGNIGFQNRGNWNVGLINTGNRLIGYGNPGDGNIGINLIDLKPVGGGSATTSALLMGGTGPSPLPWSGFQTLANSFITPTHPSYDAQFLVTPSKLFPITGPTSLTFDASIAEGMQRLNTAIMNLHAAGKDTVVFGLSQSSTVATLEMRYLQSLPAALRPGTDELSFVLVANPNRPDGGLLSRFTGLSIPFMGFTFNGATPANVYPTVDYAIQYDGAADFPQYPLNLLATANALAGFAYIHPSYSLSAAQFASGIVQPVSPDSLTTYILIPTHDLPLLNPLRAVPFIGNPLADLVQPDLRVLVELGYDRTAYQDVPTPAGLFPQVDPVLLAAQLQQGAIQGVNDALGGFGFPVRLP
- the tesB gene encoding acyl-CoA thioesterase II — encoded protein: MAIEEILDLEQLEVNIYRGSVFSPESGFLQRTFGGHVAGQSLVSAVRTVDPRYQVHSLHGYFLRPGDAKEPTVFIVERTRDGGSFATRRVNAIQHGEIIFSMGASFQTDQEGINHQDAMPAAPPPDGLPGLSSVKVFDDAGFKQFEEWDVCIVPREQLKLLPGKASQQQVWFRHRDPLPDDPVLHICALAYMSDLTLLGSAQVTHMAEREHLQVSSLDHAMWFMRSFRADEWLLYDQSSPSAGGGRSLCQGKIFNQSGEMVAAVMQEGLTRFKRGYQPPTQ
- the pdxT gene encoding pyridoxal 5'-phosphate synthase glutaminase subunit PdxT, with the translated sequence MSAPLIGVLALQGDTREHLAALREAGAEAITVRRRAELDAVEGLVIPGGESTAMSHLLRDFDLLDPLRARLADGLPAYGACAGMILLSSEILDAGADGRAALPLRGIDMTVRRNAFGRQVDSFEGDIPFEGLDGTVRAVFIRAPWVERVGPGVRVLARAAGHIVAVRQGAVLATAFHPEVTGDRRVHQMFVDMVTGP
- the pdxS gene encoding pyridoxal 5'-phosphate synthase lyase subunit PdxS is translated as MSQTGAETGTARVKRGMAEMLKGGVIMDVVTPEQARIAEGAGAVAVMALERVPADIRAQGGVSRMSDPDMIEGIIDAVTIPVMAKARIGHFVEAQILQSLGVDYIDESEVLTPADYTHHIDKWQFTVPFVCGATNLGEALRRIGEGAAMIRSKGEAGTGDVSNATTHMRAIGGEIRRLTSLSEDELFVAAKELQAPYDLVVEVARAGKLPVTLFTAGGIATPADAAMMMQLGAEGVFVGSGIFKAGDPVQRAAAIVKATTFFDDPDVLAKVSRGLGEAMVGINVEEIAQPHRLAQRGW